In the Mauremys reevesii isolate NIE-2019 unplaced genomic scaffold, ASM1616193v1 Contig17, whole genome shotgun sequence genome, one interval contains:
- the LOC120393229 gene encoding maestro heat-like repeat-containing protein family member 2B yields MPLPRISSWSLFQTDQQHTEGNPCRFSVQALESVLSKAGNERLVRVLRTQKTWILLENPQTHHEGVCLLVSGLLRFGLITLEIIQSLLPGSEVIGESMKALAKVLKELKEKDIGSSFKDLTEQIRAYFDDAKENAELLENLYSTTIASFSSSWEGIRAGAANLAGER; encoded by the exons atgcctttgccaAGGATAAGCAGCTGGAGCCTATTCCAAACAGACCAACAACATACTGAGGGCAACCCTTGCCG gttttctgtccaagcgttagaatctgtgctttctaaagctgggaatgagagactgGTGAGAGTGCTCAGGACGCAGAAAacatggattctgcttgaaaacccccagactcaccatgagggagtgtgtctgctggtgag TGGTCTGCTAAGATTTGGACTAATAACACTTGAGAtcatccagagcctcctccctGG TTCTGAAGTGATTGGTGAGAGcatgaaagcactggccaaagtcctgaaggagctgaaagagaaggacatCGGTTCTTCCTTCAAAGACCTCACCGAACAGATCCGGGCCTACTTTGACGAT gccaaagaaaatgcagaactgcTGGAGAACTTGTACAGCACCACCATCGCGTCCTTCAGtagcagctgggaagggatccGGGCAGGTGCCGCCAACTTAGCTGGTGAGAGATGA